CCTATTGGAATTACTGGGAAGTGTTCAAACCTTTAAGGTTATGACCTTGAGTAAggcttcttcttctcttcatgaTTAGGCTTACTCCTAGATGATCCTCCGATTGGAGTCTTATGCACCTTATCTTCTGCCTTCAGCTTTTCTATAATTTGTGCTTTCTCTATTAAAGTTAGGAATTCTTTAATAGAGAGATGTATCACCGCATTCTTGGTTGCTGACTTAAGcctattcttaaatttattacaCATCCATTCTTCATTTATGGGCAAATTATAGAAATATGTTAgatgtttaaacttttttgcaTATTCTGCCACAATCATCTCTCCTTGTGTCAATTATAGGAAATCCACATCCTTAGAGTATCTAACACTTACTGGAAATATTCCTCCAAACACTTCTTCTTGAAAATCTCTAAAGAAATATCCTCTCCCTATTCTTCCATTATAAGCTCATGCTTGCCCACTAATGTTCAGCTTCACCTAATTGCATATACACAAAATAAGCTAATTGGTTCTCCTTAAAGCATCTTTTAGCATTAAACACCCTTTTCAAATTCTCCATCCACTAATTTGACTTGTCTTGTGAGTTTTAGGGTTGACAAGCCCCAACTATAGCCATGTTAGCGTCCAACTATTGTAGAGCAACAATATGTTGCTATTGAGATCAATTGTTAAGTTCGTTGTCTCCATCTGTTGTAAGGCGGCATGGAGTTGTTGCGCTATAGATGCACTCTGCAACTACAAAGCTGCAATTCCTATTGATATGCACAAGGGAAAACAACACAATTATATGTTGAACTTGATAAACCTCTAATCTATTGTAACCATTAATCCAAGCATCACATACCCAACACACAATTCACAATGACACAGAACTACTCTAATAATTGTAGAATGTTGTTATAGTCATAATAAATAGTGACAACATGGTCCTACACCTTTAGCCTTCTGGCTAGACCTCTTAGAAGTGATACTTTCTTCATGCTTTGTCATGGCAAAGTACTTTGTTTCAGTGGTTAACAAAGCCATTACTTTTTTGTAGACTAGTCTTCCAACTTATTATTGTACCAtatgcaataaataaataactcgTGAGAGATTTTTTAGTGTGCAAACATCCAACATAATTTGAGTCAACATAATCCTCTATGGGAGCATTTTTTCTAGTTTATTTAACTCTCACTTAAACaaaaaacctttaaaaagattattttatatgaCAAAGAATCCACTCAAGAACTTGCTAGAGAGATTGTTcaatatagtaaaaactatgtatgagattaatttcacttatgttgaatatacatatagggtactttatttataatagaagaaatatgggttaagcctAAATTACAAGTaaggaataataacaaaaaactcAAGATAAAGGATGATATATCTATCTAAGATATCTAATGATCTAATATATCTAGGAAAACTTATCCAGGATTTGACATGAACCTAGTAACAACACTCACAATGTTGGCTATGCCAGGACAAGTGCTAACCATTGCATACATTATAAAACAAAGAATGCTTGCATATGGAATACCATCCATATAACTATGTTCATTCACCATTTTAGAAAATTGTTAATCAATCAACTTATAGTAAGAAGCAAGAGGTGTGGATACAAGATTCAAGTTTGTCATCCCTTACCTGTCAAGAATTTTTTTGAGGTATCTCTTAAGACACATTCAAATACTTCACATCATGtcatttgatgattttaatacACATAATATTCCTATAAGCTACAAGATCCTTTGCATCAAATTCGTTATTCAACTTAGCCTTAACCTTCTTAAGAGAGAGAGTCTCGCTTCCATATAGTAGGGTTTCCTTGACATGATCATGCGTCTTAGGATAATAACACAACAATGACTATATTTcatctttattattaatataaaagtcGATATTCTTCAGGTTAAGAATAAACTTTTCGAATTCATTTATATGTTTGCCAATTTCCTTTGTATTATGAGTAAAATGTTTGCTTTAGATGCAAATGGTCAATCAAAGACTTTGTCATGTACATGTTCTCAACCTTTGTCCACAATCACATTGTAGTCTTCTCCTTTGAGAATTTCCTACACACCTTGTCACCAAGGTTAAGAACAGTATCTTTATGAACAAGAGAACACACCTTTTACCACTACAATATGAAATCATTCAATCCAATGAAGTTGGTAACAACACTCGCAACATTGACTATGCCAGGATAAGTGCAAACTATTGCAGacattataaaacaaataatgttTACGTACGAAATACCATCCCCGTAATTATGTTCATTCACCATCTTAGAAAGTTGTTCATTAATTAACTTATAGTAAGAATCAAGAGGTGTGAACACACAACTTAAGTTTGTCGTCCCTTACTTGTGAAGAATTTTTTTGAAGGTATCTTTTAAGACACATACAAATGCTTCACATCATGTCATTTGATGATCTTAATACCCATAATCTTCATAGCAACTCCAAGATCCTTTGCATCAAATTCACTATTCAACTTAGCCTTAACCTCCTTGATAGAAAGATTCTATCTTCCACACAAGAGGATTTCCTTCACATGATCATGCATCTTAAGATAATAACATAACAACTATATTTCATCTTCATTATCAATATGAAAGTCGATATTCTTTAGGATAAAAATCAACTTGTTACTTGTTGAATTCATTTATATGTTCGTCAATTATCTTTTCATTAGAAATAAAACATTTGCTTTAAATGCAAATGGTAAGTAAAAAATTTTGTCATAGACAACCTCTCAACCTTTACCCACAATTACAATGTTATCTTCTCTTTCAAAAATTGCCTAGACACTTTATCACCAAGGTTAAAAACAATTACATTATGAACAAAAGAACATGCACTTTTTATCACCACAATATGAAATCATTCAACCTAATGAATTTTTCAACCTCGTAGCGAAAGTCACTAAAACTGGATTTTACACTCAAAGACCAATTTGTCGTAAAATAGCTCAAGGAATCTCATTGCATATGCCTTTGCTACACAAgcaaaacaataacaaataatttgCAAAACGATAAGCGAAATTAGTATTtcagtttttcatatttaaaagttgttttttcaatatctcaattttaaaagcaaatttataatctttcaaatttaaaagacttgttttagttatttaaatttaaaagtgatgttttagtttcttaaatttaaaagtgatCTATTCAAtccttcaaattttaaaattatttttattcatcaaaTTTGGAAGAAACTTTCGTAATCTCAGAGTTTAAGAGTATCGTTTTGTCCCTTTAATATTTCAATAGTTATTTGATTCTGAAATAGCCCTTTTTAGTTTACAGagttatcatttttaaaagattttggaaatatgatttaaatttccaaaattatatatgattttgaaaGCGAAATATCTCGAGAGGGAAAGTGGCGCGTTTAGAAAATCACACACACTTCCTTTAGCTGAGAAGGGTTTTCTTCTTCTCCGTTCGAATTCGCCGTTAACAGAAGTTCCTCAACCTAATCTCGTTTCTTAATCTCaggttcttatttttttcttctctttttcctccAACACGCATACATGTACGCATCCTTGTACTTcaatttgagatatttgaaggaACGCTTATATTTATCGCATGTTTCTGTGCTTGATTATTGCTATGCTGTGCTGtcaagtaattttaaaatgttactaATAAACGTGCACGGATTAGAGTAATTGAAGGAATAACACTGCAATAGTTCTAATTCTGTTGGATTTAGAGGTCCAGTGTTTCAAATTTTACtgctgaaaaaaaataaaataggaatttgtTGATGATGTGGACAAAGGAGACTGGTGGGATGGTTATGCTATACCTTatctaattcatttttctcatttgaGTTTCTGGTGATTTTCTTCTGATAATCTTCAATGGTTAAAGCCCAGATAAACCATTGAGATTTAAATCTGTTTGACTAAGTTTGTTTTTCGTCTCTCATATTTGAAATGGATTTATTTCAGCGCCTGTAATTTTAACATTGTTTATTTAGACCATTTGTCCTGATTACTGTTGAGGATTTCACTTATAAGGCAGACAATTAAAGTTAGTTTATATAAGATAACCTTctctgattttttattcttatcaCTGAGCATCCTACTATATACTAGTTTTCTTTTCAGTGTATTCATTTTGACATTagatacacacacatatattttcAAACTGCTGGACTGAAACaaaacaactttaaatctaaAGGACCAAAACCAATCTTAActcaaattgaaaaactaaagaCTTACTTATGtcaatattttgattttaagctcatatTAACAAGAATTTTTTATGTTTCCATCACCATACCACACGAAGTTTTGAATCCAACACCTCTTTGTGGAGGCCCCTAAACCACCCATATACATATAAGCTATACACGAGCTGGACTAAAATAAGTCCATTATCAATAACTCTACATTagatacacacacatatatttcctcaaatttgattcaattgttcatttatttattcaaattgatttttttttttgtaaaatattttttatccctCAAGACTGATAGCATTACATATATTCATGTGGTAATTTATTGTGTAACTGAAAGAATAACACTGTAATAGTTCTAATTCTTTTGGATTTAGAAGTCGAGTGTTTCAAATTTTAGTACcgaaaaaataaaagaggaatCTGTTGATGATGTGGACAAAGGAGActgattttttgttgttgcgGGGAGAGTTTGAGTGATGGTTTTGCTACCCCtttaatagtattaatttttgTCGTTTGAGTTTCTGATGATTTTCTTCCgaaaaacttcattttttacAGCCAAGACAAACTATTAAGGTTTGAATATGTTgagagagttttttttttttgtatttaaaattgatatattttagtcctgtaatttgaaaaattcttaTTTAGTCCCTTTGCCCAATTGGGGTTAAGGATTTCacttatataatttgtatacCTTCTTTGATTTTGAATTCTTATCATTGAACATCCTactatttgtttgttttattttcaacatATATTCATTTTGACTTTGTTTATCTAGAAACGGTGTTTGAAAAGAGAGActctaaaactttttttaaactaCAGGATTCAAATGCAAAGTCTAAAGACATGTTTAAgtcattattttgattttaatatcaatgatatatttatatacactttGAAAACAGAAATTCATAGATTTCTATGCATTATAACTATGCAGTGTTTCTGTAAAGTTGTTAGATGCATCTAGAAATGAAGGAACCAAGCCTCTATACTCAAGGGAATTGGTAAACTTTGCGAATTAATATTTCTGCAATGCAGACCAAGGGTGATTTGTATTTAAGGAAActataattctttaaatttttaataatcaattttgtttaaaaatatctcTGCAAGACACGTTTTGTTTCGTATGATTCATGCTCATTGTATTCTTGCTGAATAGCACGGCCCATACTATACTATGCTATAGATGAAAACTTGTGCCTTTCTTTCCTTAACTTATGTCAATATAGAGTAGTATGTGAAGAAATCTTCATGTTTTTCCTTAACCAATACTTTGTACTTAGTGAGAGGGAGTAATGGAATCGCCACAGCCAGGTTCAAGAGGAGCAGAAGCTCTTAAACACGTAGTTCCTGGTTCATCTATTGCTGTTAAATATCACCCACTTTTTGGACCTCATGATGACCTCATCCTTCTAGAGCTTGATGAGAAACTTCTCCCAGATGTTCTGCATGAAAGGTATTCATTAACTGAAAATCAGTTGCCTGTAACTCTTTCCCTGCCCTCAGCTTTCCCAACTTGTACTTGTTTAGCTTTAATACGATTTTTGTTCTATTTCAGGGTGGTCTTGAGAGGACAGCCTGATGAAGATGCAGTTCTTTGTACTCAATCCAAAACATATGCTATGAAGTTTGTTGGAACTTCCAATTCGGTTCTGCTTATACCACCAGCGAATCATTCAGAATTTTGTGAAAATCCACAAAACAATGATAGTaataaggaagaagagaaagttgtTGCACCTGTAATCAAAGTTGTATCTGGTAATATTGAGCTTGTCGAGGCAGCCCCCAGACTTGATAAACTTAAGTCTTTTCTATTAGAAAAGACTTACAATTTTGATGAATATGATATGGAAAATTTAGAAGACAACCAGGAATCTACAATAGGATTATATAGCTGGAATGATCTTGTAGACAATATCCAAGCTAGTGATGAGGAGTTAAGGTCTGGACTGCAGGCTCTTTCTGCAGTGGAGATTAATGGATATTGGAGATTAGTAGATGGGAGTTACATGGACATGATTCTTGGAATGCTTTTGAAAAATTCGGTGATAAATGATTGGTCACTCAATGCTTTAAACGAAGATGAAGTTGTCAGTACACTGGTATCAGATGGATTTCCTGGGGTGCTAGCAAGGCATTGTTTGCGTACATATGGCACCAAAGTAAATGAAGGCATGCCTGGCTGTGCCTGGAAATTGGACGAGAAGCGAGTATGTATACATTTTGCAAGAGAAATCCTGAAAGGGGGTAAAAGGAAGTTAGAGAGTTTCTTGGATGAATGGAGGCAGAAGGTTCCAGATGGAATGCAGCCCACTGTTGATCTTGTGGAAGGAGAGGTATTAATAGAGAGAGTTGGAGTTGAGACATGGGTTCGTGCCTTCAGCGTTGCATCTTTGCCTTCAACTCCGGCTGAGCGTTTTGCCATTCTTTTCAGAGAGAGGACAAAATGGGAATGGAAAGATCTGCAGCCATATGTCAGGTGAACAtgccataatttttttttaccttaaaaTGTGTCATATCTTGCCTTTGAGTTAACCTATTTTGAGATGTTTCAGAGATCTGAAGATACCAGGTCTTTCTTCAGAAGGTTTGCTACTCAAATACACTCGAAGGACACAACCATCACCTGATGCGGAACCAATTTTCAGCGCAAGATAGTATGTACTTAAGTACTTTCAACCGTCATTATTTCCCCCCTGCTCCTCACTTTAGATTGACCTTGTTCAgtaattttatataaagtttataattattttctatttctacTATTTCCTATTATATTCATGTGtgttcacacacacacacacacacacacatatatatatatatatatatatatatgtatgtatgtatgtgtatgtatatgtat
This DNA window, taken from Vigna radiata var. radiata cultivar VC1973A chromosome 5, Vradiata_ver6, whole genome shotgun sequence, encodes the following:
- the LOC106761250 gene encoding sister chromatid cohesion protein DCC1 isoform X1, with amino-acid sequence MESPQPGSRGAEALKHVVPGSSIAVKYHPLFGPHDDLILLELDEKLLPDVLHERVVLRGQPDEDAVLCTQSKTYAMKFVGTSNSVLLIPPANHSEFCENPQNNDSNKEEEKVVAPVIKVVSGNIELVEAAPRLDKLKSFLLEKTYNFDEYDMENLEDNQESTIGLYSWNDLVDNIQASDEELRSGLQALSAVEINGYWRLVDGSYMDMILGMLLKNSVINDWSLNALNEDEVVSTLVSDGFPGVLARHCLRTYGTKVNEGMPGCAWKLDEKRVCIHFAREILKGGKRKLESFLDEWRQKVPDGMQPTVDLVEGEVLIERVGVETWVRAFSVASLPSTPAERFAILFRERTKWEWKDLQPYVRDLKIPGLSSEGLLLKYTRRTQPSPDAEPIFSAR
- the LOC106761250 gene encoding sister chromatid cohesion protein DCC1 isoform X2, which codes for MESPQPGSRGAEALKHVVPGSSIAVKYHPLFGPHDDLILLELDEKLLPDVLHERVVLRGQPDEDAVLCTQSKTYAMKFVGTSNSVLLIPPANHSEFCENPQNNDSNKEEEKVVAPVIKVVSGNIELVEAAPRLDKLKSFLLEKTYNFDEYDMENLEDNQESTIGLYSWNDLVDNIQASDEELRSGLQALSAVEINGYWRLVDGSYMDMILGMLLKNSVINDWSLNALNEDEVVSTLVSDGFPGVLARHCLRTYGTKVNEGMPGCAWKLDEKRVCIHFAREILKGGKRKLESFLDEWRQKVPDGMQPTVDLVEGEVLIERVGVETWVRAFSVASLPSTPAERFAILFRERTKWEWKDLQPYVRDLKIPGLSSEGLLLKYTRRTQPSPDAEPIFSAR